TACTCAGCCCAAAACCCTATTTTTCTTTTTTGAGGATTGTCGCATTCTTTCTTCACTCAACCCAAAAACCTATCAAAGGAAGAGACATTCATCCTTCGGCATATATTGATCCTTCAATCAAAATACCGGACAATATTATTGTCGCTGCAAATGTTGTGATCGGGAAGAATGTTGTGCTGGGCGAATACAATGCCATACAAGAGAATGTTGTCATTAAAGAAGATGTAACAATCGGTGATAGATGTTCTTTCTTTCCCGGTGTGACGATCTACAAAGAGGTTGTCATAGGCAGCTATGTGAGAATTCATGCTGGAAGTGTTATTGGATCTGACGGATTTGGGTATATCTGGGACGGTTCAAAGCATCAGAAAATTCCGCAGATAGGAAGAGTTGTTATTGAAGATGATGTCGAGATCGGAGCAAATGTAACTGTCGACAGAGGTGCGCTGGGTGATACAGTCATCAAAAAGGGATCGAAGATAGACAATCTTGTTCAGATCGCTCATAATGTACAAGTTGGAAATTATTCAATACTTTGCTCTCAAGTCGGTATCGCAGGCAGTTCAAAAGTTGGAGATAACTGTATATTTGCCGGACAAGTCGGGATTGCAGATCATGTCAATGTTGGAAATAACGTAAAAATCGGTGCTCAATCCGGTGTACCGAATGACATTCCCGATGATAAGATCGTACTCGGCTATCCTGCTATGGATGTTGGACTGCAACGGAGGATACTCGCTTCGCTGAAAGAATTACCAGATATGCGAAAATACTTCCATCAATTGAAAAAGAAGGAAGAAAAATAATGTATATACATGAAAATCAACAGACGATCAATGGTTCAATAAGTTATACGGGCATTGGACTTCATACCGGCACGATCAGCACGATCACGTTCAAACCTGCCCCGGAAAATACAGGGATCATCTTTCGAAGAACTGATCTTCCCGGAAATCCTGAAATTCCTGCTGATATGCAGCATGTCCAAAGCCTGGACAGAGGAACGAATATCGGCATCAAAGAGGCGACTGTCGCAACGATCGAGCATGTACTTTCAGCGATAAAAGGTCTTGAAATTGATAATATTATTGTTGAGGTTGATGGAGAAGAAATACCCGTTGCTGATGGAAGTGCGATTGAATTTGTCAAAGCATTGAAAAAATGCGGCATCGTCGAACAAAATGCAGAACGTAAATATCTTGAAATTAAAAAACCCTTATCCTTTTCTGTTCCGGAAAGAAATGTCGATGTCGTTGTAGTTCCCTCCGAGTCTTTGAAGATAACCTTCTTTATAGATTTCGATCATCCGAACCTGAAACCTCAATATACTTCAATGGTATCTCTCAAAGATGAATATGAAAAAGGATTTGCATCCGCACGCACATTCTGCTTTATAAATGACATCAAACAGCTTCGTGCAGCCGGACTCATCAAAGGCGGTAGTCTGAACAATGCGCTTGTGATCGGTGATGAAAGTCTTTCAAAGAAAGATCTGGAAGAATTGCAGGTGCTGTTCAATATGAAAGATGAGATCAAGCTGAATGAGTATAAATTGCTTAATGCAACTCCCTTGCGCTATTATAATGAATTTGTGAGGCATAAAGTCGTCGATCTGATCGGTGATCTTGCGCTTCTGGGTATATCGGTCAAAGGTCATATTCTTGCAGCACGTTCAGGGCACAAAACGAACATCGAGCTGATTAAGAAGATAAAGCAGCAATATGAAAATGAGATATTGCAAGCAAAATATCAGAAGAAAGAAGTAAAAGGTGTTGTATTTGACAATGAAGCTATTCAGAGAATTCTTCCTCATCGATATCCATTCCTTCTTGTTGATAAGATCGTAGAGTACAATCCGGGTGATTCAATCGTCGGGATAAAGAATGTAACAACAAATGAACCCTTTTTCCAGGGACATTTCCCCGGCCATCCCGTTATGCCCGGTGTGCTCATTGTTGAAGCGATGGTTCAAACAGGAGGTATTCTCGTTCTTAACGAATGTCCCGATCCACGCGATTTTGTGGCATATTTTCTAGCAATCGATAAGGTGAAGTTTAGGAAACTCGTCCTTCCCGGAGATAGATTGGAATTCCATATGCGACTTGTTCGGTCACGTTTTGGTGTACATCTTATAGAAGGTAAAGCATATGTTGATGGTCAGTTAGTATGCGAAGGCGAACTTAAAGCAAAATTAATCAAGAACAATGAGTCAAATAATACATCCAACAGCAATAGTTGATAAAAAAGCTCAACTCGGAAACGATGTTGAGATCGGACCTTTTTCAATTATCGGCCCCAAAGTCATTCTCTATGATGGGGTCAAAGTAGCATCGAACGTGGTAATAGATGGTCGTACTTTAATCGGAAAAGGGTGCAGAATTTTTCATTCTGCTGTCATCGGCACCGAACCTCAAGATCTGAAGTATGCAGGTGAAGACACAGCTGTAGAGATCGGTGAGTACACAACAATACGAGAATTTGCAACAGTGAACAGATCGACAAATGTTGATCATCCAACGAAAGTTGGGAATAACTGCCTTCTTATGACCTATACCCATGTTGCCCATGATTGTCAGATTGGTGATCGGGTGATCCTTGCAAATAGCGTTAATCTTGCAGGGCATGTTCTTATTGAACATAATGCAACGATCGGTGGTATTACACCTATCCATCAATTTGTGCATATTGGCTGTTATTCCTTTATTGGAGGGTTTTCGCGCGTAGGTCAGGATATTGCTCCATACACGCGCGGAGCAAGTGTCCCTTACAAAACAGTTGGTTTGAATTCTATCGGACTGATGCGAAATAATTTCTCTGCTGAGACAAGATCAACGCTTAAGAAATTGTATAAAATTTTCTATAACTCAAATTTGAACACTACCCAAGCTTTGGAAAAAATCAGAGCAGAAGTTGAAATGATCACTGAGGTAAAGCATTTCATTGAATTTGTCGAAAATTCTGAACGGGGAGTTGCCAAGTAGGAATTTTATGGAATTTTTAGTAAAAAAAATTGACAGACTAAGTAATGACAGTAACTTATGGCGAGCATATAGCAAAAAATGTTGCGGAGGCACATATGACAAAACAAGAGTTAATTGAGAAAGTTGCTATGGATGCAAACATTTCTAAGAAGAAAGCAGGTGACGCTGTTAATTCTGTATTTGATAGCATCAAATTAGGACTTGAAAAGGGTGACAAGATCACCATGGTCGGATTTGGAACATTCAGTGTAGCTAAAAGAGCTGCACGCACCGGTCTTAACCCAGCAACCGGTCAAAAGATTCAAATCCCTGCTACTAAAGTTCCCAAATTTAAAGCGGGTAAAAAACTTAAAGAAGCAGTCAAATAAGAACCATTTTATATGAGCAAGGGGCTAGCCCCTTGCTTTTTTTTACTAAAACAATTTTCGGGGTTACACATGAAGTTTAATGTTCATAGAAATCAAATTTTACAGAAAGTTCAGTTCATCAACAGCATTGTACCTGTAAGAAATCCGCTTCAGATACTTACCAATATTTTACTTGAAGCAAATGGTGAAAAGGGAAGCATACGTCTTGCATCAACTGATCTTGAGGTGTCAGCAGTAACGGAAATTGAATGCAATGTATTGGAATCAGGTAAGATAGCAATTCCAGCTAAGAATTTTACAGATATTATACGTGCACTTCCTGATGATGATATCCAATGTGAGCTGGATAATAAAATGCTCAATATTAAGTGTCAGAATAGTGAGTTCAGCTTGATCTTTGCAGATCCTGAAGATTTCCCGGAAATCCCGGACAGAGAATGGGAAAATAGTTTTACCATGGATGCAGGACTTTTCTCCAGACTCGTAGAAAAGACATCCTTTGCAGTATCCGAGCACATCGGCAGACCTGCATTTTCAGGTATCCTCTGGGAGCTTGATGCAAAGAAACAGAAGATGGTTGCCACAGATGGTAAACGGTTAGGTAAATTTGAAACAGCATTGAATCTTGATACGGATAAGATAGATATTATTATGCCCATAAAGGGAGTGAATCTTGTTCGCCGGATCATCCATGCTGACCAACCAAAGATCAAGATATTACCCGAAGAAAGTGCAATCAGCTTCGAATATGATTCCTATAAAATCTACTCCCGCTTGATCGAAGCGAATTATCCAGACTATGAAGCAGTCATTCCTTACGATAATTCCAAGATCATCGAAATAGAAGTGGAGCCCCTCATAAAAGCCATCCAGCGTGTATCCTTGCTCGCATCAGAAGATAATTTCAAGGTTGTGTTCAACTTTACAAAAAACCAGCTTAAGATTCATTCTGAAGATATCGACAAAGGATCGGCTGAAGAAGTTCTGGAAATTGGATCCGATTTTGAAAAATTCCAGATTGGCTTTAATTATAAATATTTGATTGAAATCCTTCAACTCGTGGACACAAAAACTGTTCAGATCAAATTTGAGAATTCACTCGATCCCTGCATTTTTTATAATATTGAATATCCTGAAGACCAGAAGAATCTCTTCCTGCTTATGCCTTTGCGGTTAGCGAACGAATAAAAGAATATTTGAAACAAAATTCAAAAGCATCTGATTTTTCAGGTGCTTTTTTTTGAGCTCATTTCCTCTTCGCCATCCGTTTATTCTTAATTACATATTTTCTAAGCATGGAAAATTTTTTTGTGTAAATGTCATGAGGAATGCTGATACGCAATCGAACAGAGTCATTATTATAACGTTTTTCCAGTATTTCAGCATTATCAAACAGAAACGAGATGAATTTTTGATCAGTGTTTGGAATTTTGAGTACAATTTCTTTCTTGCTATGTGCCAGAACCCTTGAGATAGTCTGTTCGATTTCTTTGAAATTTTCACCGGTTCGAGCAGAAATGAAGAGCGCATCCGGATATTCGAGTCGGAGTGTCTTTTTAATAAACAAATATTGTTGCTGTGGAAGAAGGTCGATCTTATTGAAGATTATGATCATATTATTTTGATCTGCATTGATTTCTTTAAGTGTATGAAAGACCGTTTCCATGTATTCATATAATTTTGGATGTGAGATGTCTATAATGTGGAGAAGGAGGTCAGCATAGACTACTTCCTGAAGCGTTGCATGAAATGAAGCAATAAGATAGGGAGGGATCTTTCTTATGAAACCGATCGTGTCTGAGATGACAACCTGTTCATTTGTTTGGAGTTTTTTTGCCCGGGTTGTTGTTTCCAGAGTTGCAAAAAGCTGGTCTGCAGTATAGAGATGCGAAGAGGTAAGTCTATTTAAAACCGTACTTTTACCGGCATTTGTATAGCCAACCAGACTTACTGAGAACACATCTTTTCGGTTTTTCCTCTTTGTCTCAGTGATCTTTTCGATTCCGATCAGTTTTGCTTTGAGATGTGCAATTCTATCATTGATTCGCCTGCGGTCTATCTCAAGCTGCTTCTCACCCGGTCCACGAAAGCCTATGCCACCTTCAATACGTGATAGGTGTGTCCATTGTCCTTTAAGGTGAGAAAGATTATATTGTAATTGAGCGAGTTCAACTTGCAGCTTACTCTGCCTGGTCTGGGCATGTTGAGCAAAGATGTCGAGGATGAGTTGAGATCGGTCGATGATCCTTTTCTTAGTTACTTTTGAGAGATTCCTGTCCTGTGATGGTGTAAGGTTGTCATCAAAAATAATGATGTTTGCATCTTCCTGCTTTGCACGTTTTCCTATCTGGGTGGCTTTTCCCGATCCGATATAGTAAGCAGGATGTGGTTTCGGGCGTATCTGTGTCTCTTGTGATATGACTGAAACATTTGCTGTACGCGCGAGATGTGCAAGCTCCTGAAGGGATTCTTCCACATCATAGGACGATTTGTCTTCTGTTTGCAATCCTACTAAGATTGCTTTATCCTTTTTCTGCTCAATCGTGTGAATAGAGAACCTCAACTATCATCATTAACGTATCAATAATATCTTCTTGAACACCTCATCTGTTTGATTTATATTGGCTTTGAGAATGTAAATTCCTGAGGGCATGTTCGTCCCAGTGCTATTTGTGCCATCCCAGTACACAGTAAAGCCGTAATCAGTTGGTTCATGTGTTTCAATGTTTTTGATAAACTCACCTTTTATTGAGTAAATGCCAATGTTATCTGGAATAATAATGTGATGTGAATTTTTTCTAGAAAACTCGATAGAGATTAGTGTTGAACTGATAATCTTTGTATCAAAAGGATTGGGGAAGTTTACAACAGTATAACCGAATTTTGCAGCGATCTCAGGCAGATCATTGATTGCTGTAAGATCCAGATCAAGAAGCACGCAAAGTTCGATAGGCTCGATTTCGCCCTGGTTGGTCGTGCCATCATACACAAATCTTCCATGTGACATGTAATGAAGAGCTATGAAAGGTATTGTCATCGAAGTGCCCTGCAAAGGATTGTGTATCACAGCCATACCCATATTCTGAGTACGTCCGCAGATGATGCAATCTTCCTGACCCCATACAAGTTGCGGCTCGATGTAGATCGAATCTGAAGGCGGATTCGAGCCTGATGAAACGACGGGAAGCGAAGATATTCTTTCAATAAGTGCCTGGGCGATCTGATGTCCGTCATCAATACCGATATCGTGGGTGTAAGGATTATCAAAATCCATATCAAAGTATGCTTCAGCAGTATCGTTCAATCCATCATTATCGTAGTCATTCGGTGTTGCAAGGGCATGATGAAGTATGTCGAGGGGAGCAAGGATTTTTGAAAGCAAAGCAATATCGATACGGGTTGTATCATCTTCTATGATATATGAAAAAGAACCATGGTCCATAAAATGAAGTGCCATATAGGGAATTTCGATCTGCAGATCATGCATCGGGTTATGAACGGTCA
This sequence is a window from Candidatus Cloacimonadota bacterium. Protein-coding genes within it:
- a CDS encoding bifunctional UDP-3-O-[3-hydroxymyristoyl] N-acetylglucosamine deacetylase/3-hydroxyacyl-ACP dehydratase, with product MYIHENQQTINGSISYTGIGLHTGTISTITFKPAPENTGIIFRRTDLPGNPEIPADMQHVQSLDRGTNIGIKEATVATIEHVLSAIKGLEIDNIIVEVDGEEIPVADGSAIEFVKALKKCGIVEQNAERKYLEIKKPLSFSVPERNVDVVVVPSESLKITFFIDFDHPNLKPQYTSMVSLKDEYEKGFASARTFCFINDIKQLRAAGLIKGGSLNNALVIGDESLSKKDLEELQVLFNMKDEIKLNEYKLLNATPLRYYNEFVRHKVVDLIGDLALLGISVKGHILAARSGHKTNIELIKKIKQQYENEILQAKYQKKEVKGVVFDNEAIQRILPHRYPFLLVDKIVEYNPGDSIVGIKNVTTNEPFFQGHFPGHPVMPGVLIVEAMVQTGGILVLNECPDPRDFVAYFLAIDKVKFRKLVLPGDRLEFHMRLVRSRFGVHLIEGKAYVDGQLVCEGELKAKLIKNNESNNTSNSNS
- the hflX gene encoding GTPase HflX; the protein is MRFSIHTIEQKKDKAILVGLQTEDKSSYDVEESLQELAHLARTANVSVISQETQIRPKPHPAYYIGSGKATQIGKRAKQEDANIIIFDDNLTPSQDRNLSKVTKKRIIDRSQLILDIFAQHAQTRQSKLQVELAQLQYNLSHLKGQWTHLSRIEGGIGFRGPGEKQLEIDRRRINDRIAHLKAKLIGIEKITETKRKNRKDVFSVSLVGYTNAGKSTVLNRLTSSHLYTADQLFATLETTTRAKKLQTNEQVVISDTIGFIRKIPPYLIASFHATLQEVVYADLLLHIIDISHPKLYEYMETVFHTLKEINADQNNMIIIFNKIDLLPQQQYLFIKKTLRLEYPDALFISARTGENFKEIEQTISRVLAHSKKEIVLKIPNTDQKFISFLFDNAEILEKRYNNDSVRLRISIPHDIYTKKFSMLRKYVIKNKRMAKRK
- the dnaN gene encoding DNA polymerase III subunit beta, which codes for MKFNVHRNQILQKVQFINSIVPVRNPLQILTNILLEANGEKGSIRLASTDLEVSAVTEIECNVLESGKIAIPAKNFTDIIRALPDDDIQCELDNKMLNIKCQNSEFSLIFADPEDFPEIPDREWENSFTMDAGLFSRLVEKTSFAVSEHIGRPAFSGILWELDAKKQKMVATDGKRLGKFETALNLDTDKIDIIMPIKGVNLVRRIIHADQPKIKILPEESAISFEYDSYKIYSRLIEANYPDYEAVIPYDNSKIIEIEVEPLIKAIQRVSLLASEDNFKVVFNFTKNQLKIHSEDIDKGSAEEVLEIGSDFEKFQIGFNYKYLIEILQLVDTKTVQIKFENSLDPCIFYNIEYPEDQKNLFLLMPLRLANE
- the lpxD gene encoding UDP-3-O-(3-hydroxymyristoyl)glucosamine N-acyltransferase, with amino-acid sequence MKRFSIELSLEKLAEIAQGKLIKVSDCLCNAVASLDEADAQTVVFFQDPKFEKEFQSSEAGVFIIPAELDRENLPDRNYILSPKPYFSFLRIVAFFLHSTQKPIKGRDIHPSAYIDPSIKIPDNIIVAANVVIGKNVVLGEYNAIQENVVIKEDVTIGDRCSFFPGVTIYKEVVIGSYVRIHAGSVIGSDGFGYIWDGSKHQKIPQIGRVVIEDDVEIGANVTVDRGALGDTVIKKGSKIDNLVQIAHNVQVGNYSILCSQVGIAGSSKVGDNCIFAGQVGIADHVNVGNNVKIGAQSGVPNDIPDDKIVLGYPAMDVGLQRRILASLKELPDMRKYFHQLKKKEEK
- a CDS encoding HU family DNA-binding protein, whose translation is MTVTYGEHIAKNVAEAHMTKQELIEKVAMDANISKKKAGDAVNSVFDSIKLGLEKGDKITMVGFGTFSVAKRAARTGLNPATGQKIQIPATKVPKFKAGKKLKEAVK
- the lpxA gene encoding acyl-ACP--UDP-N-acetylglucosamine O-acyltransferase; translated protein: MSQIIHPTAIVDKKAQLGNDVEIGPFSIIGPKVILYDGVKVASNVVIDGRTLIGKGCRIFHSAVIGTEPQDLKYAGEDTAVEIGEYTTIREFATVNRSTNVDHPTKVGNNCLLMTYTHVAHDCQIGDRVILANSVNLAGHVLIEHNATIGGITPIHQFVHIGCYSFIGGFSRVGQDIAPYTRGASVPYKTVGLNSIGLMRNNFSAETRSTLKKLYKIFYNSNLNTTQALEKIRAEVEMITEVKHFIEFVENSERGVAK